In Calditerricola satsumensis, a single window of DNA contains:
- the purH gene encoding bifunctional phosphoribosylaminoimidazolecarboxamide formyltransferase/IMP cyclohydrolase, whose translation MIQRALISVSDKTGLLEFARELAALGVEILSTGGTARFLREAGVPVTPISEVTGFPEILDGRVKTLHPRVHGGILAVRDNETHRRQLAEHGIRPIDLVVVNLYPFRETIARPGVTPEEAIERIDIGGPCLVRAAAKNHAYVTVVTDAADYPLVLEQLKARGEVDLETRRRLAAKAFRHTAAYDAAVARYLTEQAGEVWPETFTLAVEKVQDLRYGENPHQQAAFYRTPDRRPGTLAAAEQLHGKELSYNNLLDADAALAVVQEFAEPAVVVVKHTNPCGVGTGQSLLEAWRRAYEADPVSIFGGIVAANRPIDAETARAMREVFLEIILAPDFAPAALAVLKERKNLRLLRVALPDRPFLELRLTSVAGGVLVQERDVRELTAADLRVVTERAPTAEELRDLLFAWKVVKHVKSNAIVVAKGGQTLGVGAGQMNRVGAARIALAQAGEKAKGAALASDAFFPMPDTVEEAARAGVTAIIQPGGSIRDQDSIDAANRYGIAMVFTGVRHFRH comes from the coding sequence GTGATCCAGCGCGCACTCATCAGCGTGTCGGACAAGACGGGTCTCCTCGAGTTCGCCCGCGAACTGGCGGCGCTGGGCGTGGAGATTCTCTCCACCGGCGGGACGGCCCGCTTCTTGCGCGAGGCGGGCGTGCCGGTGACGCCCATTTCCGAGGTGACCGGCTTTCCGGAAATCCTCGACGGGCGGGTGAAGACGTTGCACCCGCGCGTCCACGGGGGCATCTTGGCGGTGCGGGACAACGAAACGCACCGGCGGCAGCTCGCCGAACACGGCATCCGGCCGATCGACCTCGTCGTCGTCAACCTGTACCCGTTCCGGGAGACGATCGCCCGGCCGGGCGTGACGCCGGAGGAGGCCATCGAGAGAATCGACATCGGCGGGCCGTGCCTCGTGCGCGCGGCGGCGAAAAACCACGCTTATGTGACGGTGGTGACCGACGCGGCCGACTACCCCCTCGTGCTCGAACAGCTCAAGGCGCGGGGCGAGGTGGACCTTGAGACGCGCCGGCGGCTGGCGGCCAAGGCCTTCCGCCATACGGCCGCCTACGACGCCGCCGTGGCCCGGTACCTGACCGAGCAGGCGGGTGAGGTGTGGCCGGAGACCTTCACGTTGGCCGTGGAGAAGGTGCAGGACCTGCGCTACGGGGAAAACCCGCACCAGCAGGCGGCCTTTTACCGTACGCCCGACCGGCGCCCGGGCACGCTTGCGGCGGCCGAACAGCTCCACGGCAAGGAACTGTCCTACAACAACCTCCTCGACGCCGACGCCGCCCTGGCTGTGGTGCAGGAGTTTGCCGAGCCGGCCGTCGTCGTGGTGAAGCACACCAACCCGTGCGGCGTGGGGACGGGGCAAAGCCTCCTCGAGGCGTGGCGGCGTGCCTACGAAGCCGATCCGGTGTCCATCTTCGGCGGCATCGTCGCCGCCAACCGCCCCATCGATGCCGAAACGGCGCGGGCGATGCGCGAGGTGTTTCTCGAGATCATCTTGGCGCCCGATTTTGCGCCGGCGGCCCTCGCCGTGCTGAAGGAGAGGAAGAATCTGCGCCTGTTGCGCGTGGCCCTACCCGACCGGCCCTTTCTTGAATTGCGCCTGACGAGCGTGGCCGGCGGCGTCCTCGTGCAGGAGCGGGACGTGCGCGAGCTGACGGCGGCCGACCTGCGCGTCGTCACCGAGCGGGCGCCGACGGCAGAGGAGCTGCGCGACCTCTTGTTCGCGTGGAAAGTGGTGAAGCACGTCAAGTCCAACGCCATCGTCGTGGCCAAGGGCGGCCAGACCCTCGGCGTGGGCGCCGGGCAGATGAACCGCGTCGGCGCGGCGCGCATCGCCCTCGCCCAGGCCGGCGAGAAAGCCAAGGGGGCGGCGCTGGCCTCGGACGCCTTCTTCCCCATGCCCGACACGGTGGAAGAGGCAGCCAGAGCCGGCGTCACGGCGATCATCCAGCCGGGCGGCTCGATTCGCGATCAGGATTCCATCGACGCGGCCAACCGTTACGGCATCGCCATGGTCTTCACCGGCGTGCGCCATTTCCGGCACTGA
- the purN gene encoding phosphoribosylglycinamide formyltransferase encodes MVVRIAVFASGSGSNFEALVRAARAGKVAGEVVLLVCDRPGAPVLDRAARLGVPAFVFDPKAYPDKAAYERAILAELEAQGVDLVVLAGYMRLVGPTLLSAYEGRMINLHPSLLPAFPGKNAIGQALAHGVKVTGVTVHFVDAGMDTGPIIAQRAVPVEEDDTPETLAARIHAVEHELLPQVVQWLIEGRVRREDGRRVRVLPAPGGTGRGQG; translated from the coding sequence CTGGTCGTGAGGATCGCCGTCTTCGCCTCCGGCAGCGGCTCCAACTTTGAAGCCCTCGTGCGCGCGGCGCGGGCGGGGAAGGTGGCGGGCGAGGTCGTCCTCCTCGTGTGCGACCGCCCCGGCGCGCCGGTCCTTGACCGGGCGGCGCGGCTCGGCGTGCCGGCGTTCGTTTTCGATCCAAAGGCCTATCCCGACAAGGCGGCCTACGAGCGGGCCATCCTCGCCGAGCTGGAGGCCCAGGGCGTGGACCTTGTCGTCCTGGCCGGGTACATGCGCCTCGTCGGCCCGACGCTCCTTTCCGCCTACGAGGGGCGGATGATCAACCTCCACCCGTCGCTTCTCCCCGCGTTTCCCGGGAAAAACGCGATTGGCCAGGCCCTTGCCCACGGGGTGAAGGTGACGGGGGTGACCGTCCACTTTGTCGACGCCGGCATGGACACCGGGCCGATCATCGCCCAGCGGGCCGTTCCGGTGGAAGAGGACGACACGCCGGAGACGCTGGCGGCGCGCATCCACGCCGTCGAGCATGAGCTCTTACCCCAGGTGGTGCAGTGGCTGATCGAGGGGCGCGTGCGGCGCGAGGACGGCCGCCGCGTGCGCGTGCTCCCCGCGCCGGGCGGGACAGGACGCGGGCAGGGATGA
- the purM gene encoding phosphoribosylformylglycinamidine cyclo-ligase: protein MSDAYKRAGVDLAAGYEAVRRIKAHVRRTLRPEVLGDIGGFGALFQLDPSRYRQPVLVSGADGVGTKLKIAFATGRHDTIGIDCVAMCANDVVVQGAEPLFFLDYLACGKLDPDQVEAIVKGLADGCAQAGCALIGGETAEMPGFYPPGEYDLAGFCVGVVERDRLVDGARIRSGDALVGLASTGLHSNGFSLVRKVLLEEQGLSLDAYVPALGRTLGEELLEPTAIYVKTVLALRARFDLRGMAHITGGGFVENVPRILPPGMRAEIDWGTWPVLPIFTLIEEAGRINRQDMVRTFNMGIGMVLAVPEDEADDVVRAAEEAGHRAYRIGRVGRGDGGVVFGGVGWS, encoded by the coding sequence GTGAGCGACGCGTACAAGCGCGCCGGCGTGGACCTGGCGGCGGGCTACGAGGCGGTCCGCCGCATCAAGGCCCACGTGCGGCGCACCTTAAGGCCGGAGGTGCTGGGCGACATCGGCGGTTTCGGCGCCCTCTTTCAGCTCGACCCCTCGCGCTACCGCCAGCCGGTGCTCGTCTCCGGGGCCGACGGCGTGGGCACGAAGCTGAAGATCGCCTTTGCCACCGGCCGCCACGACACGATTGGCATCGACTGCGTGGCCATGTGCGCGAACGACGTCGTCGTGCAGGGGGCCGAGCCCCTCTTCTTCTTGGACTACCTCGCCTGCGGCAAGCTCGACCCGGACCAGGTGGAGGCCATCGTCAAGGGATTGGCCGACGGCTGCGCGCAGGCCGGCTGCGCCCTCATCGGCGGGGAGACGGCGGAGATGCCCGGCTTCTACCCGCCCGGTGAGTACGACCTTGCGGGCTTTTGCGTCGGCGTCGTCGAGCGCGACCGCCTTGTCGACGGCGCGCGCATCCGATCGGGCGACGCCCTCGTGGGCCTGGCCTCGACGGGCCTGCACAGCAACGGCTTCTCCCTCGTGCGGAAAGTGCTGCTCGAAGAACAGGGACTTTCCCTCGACGCCTACGTGCCCGCCCTCGGGCGGACGCTGGGCGAGGAGCTCCTCGAGCCGACGGCGATCTACGTGAAGACCGTTCTCGCTCTGCGCGCGCGCTTCGACCTCCGCGGCATGGCCCACATCACCGGCGGCGGCTTTGTCGAAAACGTGCCCCGCATCCTGCCGCCGGGCATGCGGGCGGAGATCGATTGGGGCACCTGGCCCGTATTGCCCATCTTCACGTTGATCGAAGAGGCGGGGCGCATCAACCGCCAGGACATGGTCCGCACCTTCAACATGGGCATCGGCATGGTCCTCGCCGTGCCGGAGGACGAGGCCGACGACGTGGTGCGGGCGGCGGAAGAGGCGGGCCATCGCGCCTATCGCATCGGCCGGGTTGGCCGCGGGGACGGCGGCGTCGTCTTCGGCGGGGTGGGCTGGTCGTGA
- the purF gene encoding amidophosphoribosyltransferase — protein sequence MIWDELNEECGVFGIYGHPEAARLTYYGLHALQHRGQESAGICASDGERLTFHRGMGLVTEVFDAARLAKLRGHMAIGHVRYTTAGESRLENAQPLVFTTGAGSMALAHNGNLVNYRRIKHRLERQGSLFQTSSDTEVIAHLIARSGCEEIADGLRHALAQIQGAYALLVMTERKLVVALDPNGIRPLSLGRLGDGYVVASETCAFDAVGATYVRDVEPGELLVIDEGGLSCERFSAHARRAICTFEYIYFARPDSDVGGLNVHLARKRLGRKLAEEAPVDADVVTGVPDSSISAAIGYAEATGIPYELGLIKNRYVGRTFIQPTQALRAQGVRMKLSAVRQVVAGKRVVMIDDSIVRGTTSRHIVQLLREAGAKEVHVRISSPPVRHPCFYGIDTSTREELIAATRSVEEIRRAIGADSLYFLSLEGMLEAIGRPDGEADRGHCLACFTGCYPTALDDALASHGAEAGGARTRGRDS from the coding sequence ATGATCTGGGACGAGCTGAATGAGGAGTGCGGCGTTTTCGGCATCTACGGCCATCCCGAGGCGGCGCGCCTCACCTACTACGGCCTCCACGCCCTGCAGCACCGCGGCCAGGAGAGCGCCGGCATCTGCGCCTCCGACGGGGAGCGCCTCACCTTCCACCGCGGCATGGGGCTGGTGACGGAGGTGTTCGACGCCGCGCGCCTGGCCAAGCTGCGGGGGCACATGGCCATTGGCCACGTGCGGTACACCACGGCCGGGGAAAGCCGCCTCGAAAACGCCCAGCCCCTCGTCTTCACCACCGGGGCGGGCAGCATGGCCCTGGCCCACAACGGCAACCTCGTCAACTACCGCCGCATCAAGCACCGGCTGGAGCGGCAGGGATCCCTCTTTCAGACGTCGAGCGACACCGAGGTGATCGCCCACCTCATCGCCCGTTCGGGATGCGAGGAGATCGCCGACGGCCTGCGCCACGCCCTCGCCCAGATTCAGGGCGCCTACGCCCTGCTCGTGATGACGGAACGGAAGCTGGTCGTGGCCCTCGACCCCAACGGCATCCGCCCACTGTCCCTCGGGCGGCTCGGCGACGGCTACGTGGTGGCGTCGGAGACGTGCGCCTTTGACGCCGTCGGCGCGACCTATGTGCGCGACGTGGAGCCCGGCGAGTTGCTCGTGATCGACGAAGGGGGGCTTTCCTGCGAGCGGTTTTCCGCCCACGCGCGGCGGGCCATCTGCACCTTCGAGTACATCTACTTCGCCCGCCCGGACAGCGACGTCGGCGGCCTCAACGTCCACCTGGCCCGCAAGCGCCTCGGGCGCAAGCTGGCCGAGGAGGCCCCCGTCGACGCCGACGTGGTGACCGGCGTGCCCGACTCGAGCATCTCCGCGGCCATCGGCTACGCCGAGGCCACGGGCATCCCCTACGAGCTGGGGCTGATCAAAAACCGGTACGTCGGGCGCACCTTCATCCAGCCGACCCAGGCGCTGCGCGCCCAGGGCGTGCGCATGAAGCTGTCGGCCGTGCGCCAGGTGGTGGCCGGCAAGCGCGTGGTGATGATCGACGATTCCATCGTCCGCGGCACGACGAGCCGGCACATCGTCCAGCTTCTGCGCGAGGCCGGAGCGAAGGAGGTTCACGTGCGCATCAGCTCGCCGCCGGTGCGGCACCCGTGCTTTTACGGCATCGACACCTCGACGCGCGAGGAGCTGATCGCCGCCACGCGGTCGGTGGAGGAAATCCGCCGGGCCATCGGCGCCGATTCGCTGTACTTTTTGTCCCTCGAAGGGATGCTCGAGGCCATCGGGCGGCCGGATGGCGAGGCGGATCGCGGCCACTGCTTGGCCTGCTTCACCGGATGCTATCCGACGGCACTTGACGACGCCCTCGCGTCGCACGGGGCGGAGGCGGGCGGGGCGCGGACAAGGGGGAGAGATTCGTGA
- the purL gene encoding phosphoribosylformylglycinamidine synthase subunit PurL, which produces MAQERFAASGTTPTEQAARAVHREPTADEIAERRLYREMGLTDEEYERAVRLLGRRPNYTEMGLFAVMWSEHCSYKNSKPVLKRFPTQGPRVLQGPGEGAGIVDIGDGLAVVFKIESHNHPSAIEPFQGAATGVGGIIRDVFSMGARPIALLNSLRFGELDRPRVRYLFEQVVAGIAHYGNCVGIPTVGGEVVFDPCYEGNPLVNAMCVGLLRHDRIKRGVARGAGNPVVYVGSATGRDGIHGATFASEELTEASEEKRPAVQVGDPFAEKLLLEACLELIDRGLVLGIQDMGAAGLTSSSAEMASKGGSGIELDLDRVPQREPNLTAYEMMLSESQERMLLVVEKGKEDEVLAVCRKWGLSAAVIGRVTDDGLLRVRHKGKVAAEVPVKALTDGAPVYTRPVVEPAYFREQAEVDVTDLPEPEDLGAVLTRLLAQPTIASKEWVYRQYDHQVGAQTAVCPGSDAAVVWIRGTRKALAFSTDGNGRYVYLDPLMGGALAVAEAARNVVCAGAEPLALTNCLNFGNPEKPDIYWQFVRAVEGMARACEALGTPVVSGNVSFYNETNGAAVYPTPIVGMVGLIEDVAHITTQAFKGAGERILLLGETFADDLGGSEYQKMVRGAIAGRPPKLDFERERAVQRTVLEAIRRGWVTAAHDLSEGGLGVALAEMAISGGIGARVAVTTDLRPDFLLFSESPSRVLLAVPASRVADVMALAEERGVPCAEIGETGGEDLVIMVNGQAAVTRALKELKDAWTHAIPARMNG; this is translated from the coding sequence ATGGCACAGGAACGGTTTGCGGCGAGCGGCACCACGCCGACGGAGCAAGCTGCTAGAGCGGTGCATCGCGAGCCGACGGCCGACGAGATCGCCGAGCGCCGGCTGTACCGGGAGATGGGCCTGACCGACGAGGAATACGAGCGGGCGGTGCGGCTCCTCGGCCGGCGGCCCAACTACACGGAGATGGGCCTCTTCGCCGTCATGTGGTCGGAGCACTGCAGCTACAAGAACTCCAAGCCCGTCTTGAAGCGCTTCCCGACCCAGGGGCCGCGCGTGCTGCAGGGGCCGGGCGAAGGGGCGGGCATCGTCGACATCGGCGACGGACTGGCCGTCGTCTTCAAGATCGAAAGCCACAACCACCCGTCGGCCATCGAGCCGTTCCAGGGCGCGGCCACAGGCGTGGGCGGGATCATCCGCGACGTCTTCTCCATGGGCGCGCGGCCGATCGCCCTGCTCAACTCGCTCCGTTTTGGCGAGCTGGACCGCCCGCGCGTGCGCTACCTCTTCGAGCAGGTGGTGGCCGGCATCGCCCACTACGGCAACTGCGTCGGCATCCCCACCGTGGGCGGGGAAGTGGTCTTCGACCCGTGCTACGAGGGCAACCCCCTCGTCAACGCCATGTGCGTCGGCCTCCTGCGCCACGACCGGATCAAGAGAGGCGTGGCCCGCGGGGCGGGCAACCCGGTGGTGTACGTCGGGTCGGCCACGGGGCGCGACGGCATCCACGGGGCCACCTTCGCCTCGGAGGAACTGACCGAGGCGTCGGAGGAGAAGCGGCCGGCGGTGCAGGTGGGCGATCCCTTCGCCGAGAAGCTGCTCCTCGAGGCGTGCCTGGAGCTGATCGACCGCGGCCTTGTGCTCGGCATCCAGGACATGGGCGCCGCCGGCCTCACCTCGTCGAGCGCCGAGATGGCCAGCAAGGGCGGAAGCGGCATCGAGCTCGACCTCGACCGCGTGCCGCAGCGCGAGCCGAACCTGACGGCCTACGAGATGATGCTGTCCGAATCGCAGGAGCGCATGCTCCTCGTGGTGGAAAAGGGGAAAGAGGACGAGGTGCTGGCCGTCTGCCGCAAGTGGGGCCTTTCCGCCGCGGTGATCGGCCGGGTGACCGACGACGGCCTGCTCCGCGTGCGGCACAAGGGCAAGGTGGCGGCCGAGGTGCCGGTGAAGGCCTTGACCGACGGGGCCCCGGTCTACACGCGGCCGGTGGTGGAGCCGGCTTACTTCCGCGAGCAGGCCGAAGTGGACGTCACCGACCTTCCGGAGCCGGAGGACCTCGGCGCAGTCCTCACGCGCCTCCTCGCCCAGCCGACGATTGCGAGCAAGGAATGGGTGTACCGGCAGTACGACCACCAGGTGGGCGCGCAGACGGCGGTGTGCCCGGGATCCGACGCGGCGGTGGTGTGGATCCGCGGCACGCGCAAGGCGCTGGCCTTTTCCACCGACGGCAACGGGCGCTACGTCTACCTCGACCCGCTGATGGGCGGGGCCCTCGCCGTGGCCGAGGCGGCGCGCAACGTGGTGTGCGCCGGCGCCGAACCTCTCGCCCTGACCAACTGTCTCAACTTTGGCAATCCGGAGAAGCCGGACATCTACTGGCAGTTCGTCCGCGCCGTCGAGGGCATGGCCCGCGCCTGCGAAGCGCTCGGGACGCCGGTGGTCAGCGGCAACGTCAGCTTTTACAACGAGACGAATGGCGCGGCGGTCTACCCCACACCCATTGTCGGCATGGTCGGGCTCATTGAGGATGTCGCCCACATCACCACCCAGGCCTTCAAGGGCGCCGGGGAGCGCATCCTCCTCCTCGGGGAAACCTTTGCCGACGACCTCGGCGGCAGCGAGTACCAGAAGATGGTGCGCGGCGCCATCGCCGGGCGGCCGCCGAAGCTCGATTTCGAACGGGAGCGCGCCGTGCAGCGCACGGTGCTGGAGGCGATCCGCCGCGGCTGGGTGACGGCGGCCCACGACCTGTCCGAGGGCGGGCTGGGCGTGGCCCTGGCGGAGATGGCCATCTCCGGCGGCATCGGGGCGCGCGTGGCCGTGACGACGGACCTGCGGCCGGACTTCCTCCTCTTCAGCGAGAGCCCATCGCGGGTGCTCCTCGCTGTGCCCGCAAGCCGTGTGGCCGACGTGATGGCCCTGGCGGAGGAACGCGGCGTGCCGTGCGCGGAGATCGGCGAGACGGGCGGCGAGGATCTGGTCATCATGGTTAACGGGCAGGCGGCGGTGACGCGCGCGCTGAAGGAGCTGAAAGACGCATGGACCCACGCCATTCCTGCGCGGATGAACGGCTGA
- the purQ gene encoding phosphoribosylformylglycinamidine synthase subunit PurQ, with product MRVAVIVFPGSNCDVDMVRAVADCLGEPVDAVWHTATDLSAYDAILLPGGFSYGDYLRAGAIARFAPVMREVVKAAEAGKPILGVCNGFQILLEAGLLPGAMRRNASLKFRCEMVTLRVENNQTPFTLDYEPGERIRIPIAHGEGNYYCDEATLRRLRAENRVVFRYAGENPNGSVDHIAGIVNERGNVLGMMPHPERAVHALLGSTDGQRVFTSLLRYWKERTGGERHGTGTVCGERHHADGASC from the coding sequence ATGCGCGTCGCCGTCATCGTGTTTCCCGGCTCCAACTGCGACGTCGACATGGTCCGCGCCGTCGCCGATTGCCTGGGCGAGCCGGTGGACGCCGTGTGGCACACGGCGACCGATCTGTCCGCCTACGACGCCATCCTGCTGCCGGGCGGGTTTTCCTACGGCGACTACCTGCGCGCCGGGGCCATCGCCCGCTTCGCGCCGGTGATGCGGGAAGTGGTGAAGGCGGCCGAGGCGGGCAAGCCGATCCTCGGGGTGTGCAACGGGTTTCAGATTCTTCTGGAAGCGGGGCTTCTCCCCGGGGCGATGCGGCGCAACGCGTCGCTCAAGTTCCGCTGCGAGATGGTCACGTTGCGCGTGGAGAACAACCAAACGCCCTTTACGCTGGACTACGAGCCGGGCGAGCGCATCCGCATCCCCATCGCCCACGGCGAGGGGAACTACTACTGCGACGAGGCGACGCTCCGGCGCCTGCGGGCGGAAAACCGCGTCGTCTTCCGCTACGCCGGCGAGAATCCGAATGGATCGGTGGACCACATCGCCGGGATTGTGAACGAGCGGGGCAATGTCTTGGGCATGATGCCGCACCCGGAACGGGCCGTGCACGCGCTGCTCGGTTCCACCGACGGCCAGCGCGTCTTCACGTCGCTGCTGCGCTACTGGAAGGAACGGACGGGAGGGGAGCGCCATGGCACAGGAACGGTTTGCGGCGAGCGGCACCACGCCGACGGAGCAAGCTGCTAG
- the purS gene encoding phosphoribosylformylglycinamidine synthase subunit PurS: MVKARVIVMLKDGVLDPQGQATQKALHTLGYDEVAAVRVGKVIELNLDTEDREWASARLKEMCDKLLANPVIESYRIERVEG, encoded by the coding sequence GTGGTCAAAGCCCGCGTGATCGTGATGCTGAAGGACGGGGTGCTCGATCCCCAGGGCCAGGCGACGCAAAAGGCCTTGCACACCTTGGGCTACGACGAGGTGGCCGCGGTGCGCGTCGGCAAGGTGATCGAGCTCAATCTGGATACGGAGGACCGGGAGTGGGCTTCTGCGCGCCTGAAGGAAATGTGCGACAAGCTCCTCGCCAATCCGGTGATCGAGTCGTACCGGATCGAGCGGGTGGAGGGATGA
- the purC gene encoding phosphoribosylaminoimidazolesuccinocarboxamide synthase, producing the protein MAKGELLYEGKAKKVYRTNVLGVLWIAYKDDATAFNGEKRAVLEGKGALASRISARLFALLTECGIPNHFLGLASPTEQLVREVAIVPLEVVVRNAAAGSLAERLGLPEGEALPRPVVEWYYKNDRLGDPLVNEDHIAVLDLATPEQLGRMRQLALAVNDALVPYLAERGIRLVDFKLEFGVTANGELLVADEISPDTCRFWDASSGEKLDKDRFRRDLGGVVEAYAEIWKRIGGDDGWSKPA; encoded by the coding sequence GTGGCCAAGGGCGAGCTCCTCTACGAAGGCAAGGCCAAGAAGGTGTACCGCACCAATGTGCTGGGGGTGCTGTGGATCGCCTACAAGGACGACGCCACGGCGTTCAACGGGGAAAAGCGGGCCGTCCTGGAGGGGAAGGGCGCGCTGGCCAGCCGCATCAGCGCCCGCTTGTTTGCCCTTCTGACCGAATGCGGCATCCCCAACCATTTCTTGGGCCTCGCCTCGCCGACGGAACAGCTGGTGCGCGAAGTGGCGATCGTGCCGTTGGAAGTGGTGGTGCGCAACGCGGCCGCCGGCTCGCTGGCCGAGCGCCTCGGCCTTCCGGAGGGCGAAGCGCTGCCCCGCCCGGTGGTGGAATGGTACTACAAAAACGATCGCCTCGGCGATCCGCTGGTGAACGAGGACCACATCGCCGTGCTGGATCTGGCCACGCCCGAGCAGCTGGGCCGGATGCGCCAGCTGGCCCTGGCGGTGAACGACGCGCTCGTGCCGTATCTGGCGGAGCGGGGCATCCGCCTCGTCGACTTCAAGCTGGAGTTCGGCGTCACGGCGAACGGAGAGCTGCTCGTGGCCGACGAGATCTCCCCGGACACGTGCCGGTTCTGGGACGCCTCGAGCGGGGAGAAGCTGGACAAGGACCGCTTCCGCCGCGATCTCGGCGGCGTGGTGGAGGCGTACGCGGAAATCTGGAAGCGCATCGGAGGGGATGACGGGTGGTCAAAGCCCGCGTGA
- the purB gene encoding adenylosuccinate lyase, producing MIERYTRPEMGAIWTEENKFRAWLEVELLACEAWAELGVIPKEDVKKLRERASFDIRRIHEIEQETRHDVVAFTRAVSETLGEEKKWVHYGLTSTDVVDTALGYLLKQANAILERDIERLIGVLKRKAVEHKYTVMMGRTHGVHAEPTTFGLKMALWYAEMQRNLERFRYARKMVEVGKISGAVGTYANVDPFVEQYVCAKLGLEPAPISTQTLQRDRHAHYLSTLALIATSLEKFAVEIRGLQRSEIREVEEKFYAGQKGSSAMPHKRNPVGSENITGLARVMRGYMLAAYENVPLWHERDISHSSVERIILPDATILLNYMLNRFADIVENLVVYPENMKRNMEKTYGLIYSQRVLLALIDKGLSREAAYDLVQPRAMQAWEEGRSFREILESDPAITAHLSPEELADCFDPRWHLKHVDTIFQRLGLGDGDEPA from the coding sequence ATGATTGAACGCTACACACGCCCGGAGATGGGCGCCATCTGGACGGAGGAGAACAAGTTTCGCGCCTGGCTGGAGGTGGAGCTTCTGGCCTGCGAGGCGTGGGCTGAGCTGGGCGTCATCCCGAAGGAGGACGTGAAGAAGCTGCGGGAGCGGGCTTCCTTCGACATTCGGCGCATCCACGAGATCGAGCAGGAGACGCGCCACGACGTGGTGGCCTTCACCCGCGCCGTGTCGGAAACCCTCGGCGAGGAGAAAAAGTGGGTCCACTACGGCCTCACCTCCACCGACGTGGTGGACACGGCCCTCGGGTACCTGCTGAAGCAGGCCAACGCCATCCTCGAGCGCGACATCGAGCGGCTGATTGGCGTGCTGAAACGGAAAGCCGTCGAACACAAATACACGGTGATGATGGGCCGCACCCACGGCGTCCACGCCGAGCCGACCACCTTCGGGCTGAAGATGGCCCTGTGGTACGCCGAGATGCAGCGCAACCTGGAGCGCTTCCGCTACGCGCGGAAGATGGTGGAGGTTGGGAAGATTTCCGGCGCCGTGGGCACCTACGCCAACGTCGACCCCTTCGTCGAGCAGTACGTGTGCGCGAAGCTGGGCCTTGAGCCGGCGCCGATCTCGACGCAGACGCTGCAGCGCGACCGCCACGCCCACTACCTCAGCACGCTGGCCCTCATCGCCACGTCGCTGGAGAAGTTCGCCGTGGAGATCCGCGGCCTGCAGCGCAGCGAGATCCGCGAGGTGGAGGAGAAGTTCTACGCCGGGCAGAAGGGCTCGTCGGCCATGCCGCACAAGCGCAACCCGGTCGGCTCGGAAAACATCACCGGCCTGGCGCGGGTCATGCGCGGCTACATGCTGGCGGCCTACGAAAACGTGCCCCTGTGGCACGAGCGGGACATCTCCCACTCCTCGGTGGAGCGGATCATCCTCCCCGACGCGACGATCTTGCTCAACTACATGCTCAACCGCTTCGCCGACATCGTGGAAAACCTCGTCGTCTACCCGGAGAACATGAAGCGGAACATGGAGAAGACCTACGGCCTCATCTATTCCCAGCGCGTGCTGCTCGCCCTCATCGACAAGGGCCTCAGCCGGGAAGCGGCCTACGACCTCGTCCAGCCGCGGGCAATGCAGGCGTGGGAGGAGGGGCGCTCCTTCCGCGAGATTCTGGAAAGCGACCCGGCCATCACGGCGCACCTGTCGCCGGAGGAGCTGGCCGACTGCTTTGACCCGCGCTGGCACCTGAAGCATGTGGACACGATCTTTCAGCGGCTTGGGCTCGGTGACGGAGACGAGCCTGCATAG